A region from the Rheinheimera mangrovi genome encodes:
- a CDS encoding DoxX family protein, producing MSLQQIFGWGTLRLAVAGLIGAHGWHRALTGGVEPFGQWLDNHGWPMGVLIAVAITAFEIIGTLFLALNRYVTLVCLGYVGIYATGIAILHAKAGWFVVGPGRNGAEFSALLILVLLCVAVHHWPSRR from the coding sequence ATGTCATTACAACAAATTTTCGGCTGGGGCACCTTACGCCTGGCCGTCGCGGGATTGATAGGCGCACATGGCTGGCACAGAGCGTTAACCGGAGGCGTCGAACCTTTTGGTCAATGGCTGGATAATCACGGCTGGCCTATGGGCGTATTAATAGCTGTTGCTATCACTGCCTTTGAAATCATCGGGACTTTATTTTTGGCATTAAACCGTTATGTCACTTTGGTTTGTTTGGGCTATGTAGGTATTTACGCGACCGGAATTGCTATTTTACACGCCAAAGCCGGCTGGTTTGTTGTGGGGCCAGGCCGTAACGGTGCTGAATTTAGTGCTTTACTGATTTTGGTGTTGCTCTGTGTGGCAGTTCATCATTGGCCATCAAGGCGATAG
- a CDS encoding ACT domain-containing protein, whose amino-acid sequence MTAAIKALDQLISTMQPELQPELYVYCVWPLNKSWHGPLPLATFREKEGLTLVLTEQQAQDYQLDILFRARWISLTVHSDLEAVGLTAAFAKALADRGLSCNVFAGAYHDHLLVPVHQAEEALLALEQLQQSKQNKT is encoded by the coding sequence ATGACAGCTGCTATCAAAGCACTGGATCAGTTAATCAGTACTATGCAGCCAGAGTTGCAGCCGGAGCTTTATGTGTATTGTGTTTGGCCTTTAAATAAAAGCTGGCACGGGCCTTTGCCTCTGGCCACTTTTAGAGAAAAAGAAGGCCTGACCCTGGTGCTGACAGAACAGCAGGCACAAGACTATCAACTGGATATTTTATTCAGAGCACGTTGGATCAGCCTGACAGTGCATTCAGATTTAGAAGCTGTAGGTTTAACTGCAGCTTTTGCTAAAGCCTTAGCTGATAGAGGTTTAAGCTGTAACGTATTTGCCGGTGCTTACCATGATCATCTGCTGGTGCCTGTGCATCAGGCGGAGGAAGCTCTGTTGGCATTAGAGCAACTACAACAAAGTAAGCAAAACAAGACGTAG
- a CDS encoding glycoside hydrolase family 3 N-terminal domain-containing protein yields the protein MKQYALLLAVMTLSAGGCMGQKSVDPQELRRQIGQKLMIDLRHFCAEGSSAACKTDLTELPKEFADAITQLHLGGVILFANNLKDKNQIRRLTTDLQQASSDGLPLLIGIDQEGGRVARLPTQEFPAFAGNMAIGATLASSGNSFATDVGKAIAQQLSSLGINLNFAPSLDVNNNPANPVINARSFGDNAAAVAQAGGAMLSAMQAAGVLGTIKHFPGHGDTHVDSHTGLPLVEHDKATVEAVDLYPFRQLIKQHQPAMVMTAHIQYPALDNSSLTTKSGEAVIKPATLSRAILTDLLREDMGFDGIIITDALNMAGISQFFTPAEAVIQTFAAGADIALMPYEMKTPADIKALAVLIDQVVAAVQHGKLNAAEVAESAQRITHLRQQLSTKQHALVLPDNERLADDLKLEQQLAEASLTLVGDNKLQLPLNLAALKLHLIAPDQTKCQSWLQALTLWGVKPESVTCSDLTSLEQHLALRQIKQADLVLGSLISPAQSAAELGVLADLQALPAMKLTVSEQKQLLVQLLQQAKAQGKKTVMVSLRTPYELAEFAKSADVRLATYSYNQKGQTALRPFSGPAYDAVIAFLLGKIQARGQLPVSLTTADGQAQRR from the coding sequence ATGAAACAATATGCACTGCTGCTGGCTGTAATGACGTTAAGTGCAGGAGGTTGTATGGGACAAAAATCAGTAGATCCGCAAGAATTACGCCGTCAGATTGGGCAAAAACTGATGATTGACCTGCGCCACTTTTGCGCTGAAGGCTCCTCAGCTGCATGCAAAACCGACTTAACTGAATTACCTAAAGAATTTGCCGACGCCATAACGCAGCTGCATTTAGGTGGCGTGATTTTATTTGCCAATAATTTAAAAGATAAAAACCAAATCCGTCGTTTAACTACTGATTTACAGCAAGCCAGCAGTGATGGATTGCCGTTGTTGATAGGTATCGATCAGGAAGGCGGTCGGGTGGCTCGTCTGCCAACTCAAGAGTTTCCGGCCTTTGCAGGTAATATGGCTATAGGTGCTACTTTGGCATCGTCAGGCAATAGTTTTGCCACTGATGTAGGTAAAGCCATAGCGCAGCAATTAAGCTCCCTTGGTATTAACTTAAACTTCGCTCCTAGTCTGGATGTAAATAACAATCCGGCGAATCCAGTGATCAACGCCCGCTCTTTTGGTGACAATGCTGCTGCAGTAGCGCAGGCTGGAGGCGCCATGCTCAGTGCCATGCAGGCTGCAGGCGTACTTGGCACCATTAAACATTTCCCTGGCCATGGTGATACTCATGTTGATAGTCACACTGGTTTGCCTTTGGTGGAACATGATAAAGCGACCGTTGAAGCAGTCGATTTGTATCCGTTTAGGCAACTTATCAAGCAGCATCAACCCGCTATGGTGATGACGGCTCATATTCAGTATCCGGCGCTGGATAACAGCAGTTTGACCACGAAATCCGGCGAAGCTGTGATCAAACCCGCTACCTTATCCCGCGCTATTCTGACCGACTTATTGCGTGAAGATATGGGGTTTGACGGCATCATTATTACCGACGCGCTAAATATGGCTGGTATCAGTCAGTTTTTTACCCCAGCTGAAGCTGTGATCCAAACCTTTGCTGCTGGTGCAGATATAGCGCTGATGCCTTATGAAATGAAAACGCCTGCTGATATCAAAGCCTTGGCTGTATTGATTGATCAGGTGGTGGCCGCAGTGCAACATGGCAAACTCAACGCTGCCGAAGTCGCAGAATCGGCTCAACGTATCACTCACTTACGTCAGCAACTTTCGACCAAACAGCATGCGCTTGTATTACCGGACAACGAACGTTTAGCCGATGATTTGAAACTAGAGCAACAACTCGCAGAAGCCAGCCTGACGTTGGTTGGTGATAATAAATTACAGTTACCGCTGAATTTAGCCGCTTTAAAGCTACACCTGATTGCTCCTGATCAAACCAAATGCCAAAGCTGGTTACAGGCATTGACTTTATGGGGCGTGAAGCCAGAGTCAGTCACATGCAGTGATTTAACCTCTTTAGAGCAACATCTGGCGTTACGGCAGATTAAGCAGGCTGATCTGGTGCTGGGCTCACTGATTTCGCCCGCTCAAAGTGCTGCTGAACTCGGGGTATTGGCTGACTTACAGGCCTTGCCCGCTATGAAGCTGACTGTGTCTGAACAAAAACAGTTGTTAGTCCAATTGTTACAACAGGCCAAAGCGCAAGGCAAAAAGACGGTGATGGTATCGCTACGCACCCCTTATGAGCTGGCTGAGTTTGCAAAGAGTGCAGACGTACGACTGGCAACTTACAGCTATAACCAGAAAGGTCAAACAGCGCTGCGACCATTTTCAGGCCCGGCTTATGATGCGGTGATAGCATTTTTACTTGGAAAAATTCAAGCCCGCGGTCAGCTGCCTGTGTCTTTAACGACAGCAGACGGCCAGGCTCAAAGGAGATAA
- a CDS encoding DUF2959 domain-containing protein, which yields MRRIPVLLLLSLCLGGCQQAYFATMEKFGVEKREILVDRVKDARDAQVEGQQQFKDALDELSQLLKFHGGDLQTKYEELDSEYQQSVKAAELVSSRINKVESVADALFDEWRDELDQYQSASLKAQSKQKLVTTEKQFDVLLKKMRSAEKKMQPVLKIMHDNVLFLKHNLNAKAIGSIQTDFAGLQQNVSSLVSEMNKAIADSNKFIAQMQTE from the coding sequence ATGCGTCGAATTCCTGTATTACTGCTGCTTAGCCTGTGTTTGGGCGGCTGCCAGCAAGCTTACTTCGCCACTATGGAAAAGTTTGGTGTAGAAAAACGCGAAATTCTGGTGGACAGGGTAAAAGATGCCCGTGACGCTCAGGTGGAAGGGCAACAACAGTTTAAAGATGCGCTGGATGAATTGAGTCAGTTACTGAAGTTTCATGGCGGCGACTTGCAGACTAAATACGAAGAGCTGGACTCTGAGTATCAGCAAAGCGTGAAAGCTGCTGAACTGGTCAGCAGCCGTATCAACAAAGTGGAATCAGTGGCTGACGCTTTGTTTGATGAATGGCGTGACGAATTAGACCAGTACCAAAGCGCCAGTTTAAAAGCCCAAAGCAAACAAAAGCTGGTCACTACAGAAAAACAGTTTGATGTACTGTTGAAAAAGATGCGTTCCGCTGAAAAGAAAATGCAGCCTGTGCTTAAAATCATGCACGATAATGTACTGTTTTTAAAGCATAACTTAAATGCCAAAGCCATAGGCTCTATTCAGACTGATTTTGCCGGTTTACAGCAGAACGTCAGTAGCCTTGTCAGCGAAATGAACAAGGCGATAGCGGATTCGAATAAGTTTATTGCGCAGATGCAGACGGAATAG
- a CDS encoding EF-hand domain-containing protein, producing the protein MSIQFSAQSAYNTGYTTRPQLSKEQLTEAAGNLFGKLDSQNKGYLEQSDFSSLLSGLQNDEASTKSKELFSSLDSDGDGQLTSYEFSDNFSNLLYSAQGTMGPRPAPPQDNGKSKDELTAMLEELEQDDEKSSEGLQSLLDNFDTADTDGDGKVTMQEAMAYKQSTEDSAGASSAQAMPPPPPGAMGSPNQDSGITAEELTALLDSTGETDSEMAATLQSLIDNFDSADSDGDGKVTMQEANSFRESQQAESSLASKVSTGSDQSESISKLLSRTMQQLMDTYGGFTKTNSQSGSAVNMRA; encoded by the coding sequence ATGAGCATTCAATTCTCTGCCCAGAGTGCATACAACACGGGGTACACCACAAGGCCGCAACTCAGTAAGGAGCAACTGACTGAAGCTGCTGGCAATTTATTCGGTAAATTAGACAGTCAAAATAAAGGCTATTTAGAGCAAAGCGACTTTTCGAGCCTGTTGAGCGGTCTGCAAAACGACGAAGCCAGCACAAAAAGTAAGGAGTTGTTTAGCTCACTGGACTCTGATGGAGATGGTCAACTGACCAGCTATGAGTTCAGCGATAATTTCAGCAATTTACTGTACAGCGCTCAGGGTACTATGGGTCCCAGACCTGCGCCACCTCAGGACAATGGCAAATCAAAAGACGAGCTGACAGCTATGCTGGAAGAGTTGGAGCAGGACGATGAAAAGTCCAGCGAAGGCCTGCAATCCTTGTTGGATAACTTTGATACTGCCGATACAGACGGTGATGGCAAAGTGACAATGCAAGAAGCTATGGCTTACAAGCAAAGTACTGAAGATAGTGCTGGCGCAAGTTCAGCCCAGGCTATGCCACCACCTCCTCCTGGCGCTATGGGCAGCCCTAATCAAGATAGTGGAATAACAGCGGAAGAGCTGACCGCACTGCTGGATTCAACAGGAGAAACGGACTCAGAGATGGCCGCCACTTTACAGTCTCTGATCGATAACTTTGACAGTGCCGATAGCGATGGTGATGGCAAAGTAACGATGCAGGAAGCGAACAGCTTCAGAGAAAGCCAACAGGCTGAGTCGTCTTTAGCCAGCAAGGTCAGCACTGGTTCAGACCAGAGTGAAAGTATCAGTAAGTTGCTTAGCCGTACCATGCAACAGCTGATGGACACTTACGGTGGATTTACCAAAACAAATAGCCAATCAGGCTCAGCAGTAAACATGAGAGCCTGA
- the yjjG gene encoding pyrimidine 5'-nucleotidase yields MKAFNWILFDADETLFHFDAYAGLQLLFKGYGVDFTAQHYDDYQALNQPLWLQYQSGEISAKRLQEQRFSYWGQQLNVAPAALNAGFLQAMAEVCTPLPGAVSLLNALQGKAKLGIITNGFTDLQQIRLERTGLHNHFDILVISEQVGAAKPHPQIFTHAKQLMGQPDPATVLMVGDNPIADIGGGKEAGFYTCWLNRFGATLPTGITADLEVQSLAELEAALSAFL; encoded by the coding sequence GTGAAAGCTTTTAACTGGATTTTATTCGACGCCGACGAAACCTTGTTTCATTTTGACGCTTACGCAGGTTTGCAGCTGCTGTTTAAGGGGTATGGCGTGGATTTTACCGCCCAACATTATGATGACTATCAGGCGTTAAATCAGCCACTCTGGTTGCAGTATCAAAGTGGTGAGATCAGTGCAAAACGCTTGCAGGAACAACGTTTTAGCTATTGGGGGCAGCAGTTAAATGTCGCGCCTGCAGCACTGAATGCAGGTTTTTTACAGGCCATGGCCGAAGTTTGCACCCCTTTGCCTGGTGCTGTCAGTTTACTTAATGCACTGCAGGGGAAAGCCAAATTAGGCATTATCACCAATGGCTTTACCGACTTACAGCAAATACGTTTAGAGCGTACAGGCCTGCATAATCACTTTGATATTCTGGTGATCTCCGAACAGGTTGGAGCTGCTAAACCTCATCCTCAGATCTTTACACACGCCAAACAGCTGATGGGGCAGCCTGATCCAGCCACAGTGTTAATGGTGGGGGATAACCCAATAGCGGATATAGGCGGTGGTAAAGAGGCTGGTTTTTATACCTGCTGGCTGAATCGTTTTGGTGCGACTTTGCCAACAGGTATCACTGCAGATTTGGAAGTGCAGTCTCTTGCAGAGCTTGAAGCAGCATTAAGCGCTTTTCTCTGA
- a CDS encoding Lon protease family protein: protein MTHNSHKYALTAEHLGPQLDKNLIQQALDVTGLSSTFIGQDRAKAALNFAIGMDMPGYNLYVMGEPALGRYTLVQDILQQAASEKATPDDWCYINNFDDERIPGTLRLVPGEGKVLVKKVEALIDELLDTFPAAFDNPGYQRKKKAIHQAFDDKYEAAIALVERKALEQQVVLYEENGAVSFSPVVDGKALDDNEFANLSEEKRQFFYDLVSELETILNEQLLELPQWKRELSENLRALRRETIEQAIKPLLKQLEHDYAGELGVLRYLRDMKPALVKAMLELLPEEAESDKLEELDIRSIFVGDFVPNVLMHHELMDGAPIIFEPNPSYGNLFGRVEYSSMQGSLYTNYRMIRPGALHKANGGYLVLDADRLLSQPGVWDALKLALKSGEIVIDTLSDHAVTNSTIITPKAIPLSVKVVLLGSRDLYYLVQDVDDEFNELFRVLADFEHYLPFNEQTVRYMSLQIQDQIQQMEMETLSACGLKQLLNFSFRQAEHQRKLSARFAEVLELVREACFYAAQHDSTELRAEHVQMALQGKQYRTGRISESFLEDIQEGQILIDTDDWAVGKINGLTVLEIGDTAFGTPARISTTVFAGSTGVVDIEREVELGKSIHSKGVMLLTGYLGAKYAQHFPLTLSANIAMEQSYGLIDGDSASLAEVCALISAIADIPITQSLAVTGSINQHGQVQAIGGVNEKIEGFFRLCQSRGLTGKQGCIIPASNQLNLVLNDEVIKAVEQGQFHIYVVKGVDEALELLMDMPAGERNSKGQYPKRTINYLALRRLEDIADIVNGSSDD, encoded by the coding sequence ATGACGCACAACAGCCATAAATATGCTTTAACCGCCGAACATTTAGGCCCACAACTTGATAAAAACCTGATCCAGCAAGCGCTGGATGTCACTGGTTTATCCAGCACTTTTATTGGCCAGGACAGAGCAAAGGCAGCATTAAATTTTGCCATCGGCATGGATATGCCGGGTTATAACCTCTATGTGATGGGCGAGCCCGCTTTAGGCCGTTACACCTTAGTGCAGGATATTTTGCAGCAAGCGGCCAGCGAAAAAGCCACGCCAGACGACTGGTGTTATATCAATAACTTTGATGATGAACGTATTCCGGGCACTTTACGTTTAGTGCCGGGTGAAGGCAAAGTGCTGGTGAAAAAGGTCGAAGCCTTAATAGACGAGCTGCTCGATACCTTTCCGGCCGCTTTTGATAACCCGGGCTATCAGCGCAAGAAAAAAGCCATACATCAGGCCTTTGACGACAAATACGAAGCAGCTATTGCTTTGGTGGAACGCAAAGCCTTAGAGCAACAAGTAGTGCTGTACGAAGAAAACGGTGCGGTCAGCTTTTCTCCTGTGGTCGATGGCAAAGCACTGGATGACAACGAGTTTGCCAATTTGTCGGAAGAAAAAAGGCAGTTTTTCTATGACTTAGTCTCTGAGCTTGAAACCATATTAAACGAGCAGTTGCTGGAATTACCGCAGTGGAAACGTGAACTGTCGGAAAACCTGCGTGCCTTGCGCCGTGAAACCATAGAACAAGCCATTAAGCCATTGCTGAAACAACTGGAACACGACTATGCCGGTGAACTGGGCGTGTTGCGTTATCTGCGGGATATGAAACCGGCCTTGGTCAAAGCTATGCTGGAGCTGCTGCCGGAAGAAGCCGAAAGCGATAAACTGGAAGAGCTGGATATTCGCAGCATTTTTGTCGGCGACTTTGTGCCTAATGTGCTGATGCATCACGAATTAATGGACGGCGCTCCTATCATTTTTGAACCGAACCCAAGCTATGGCAATTTATTTGGCCGGGTGGAATACAGCTCGATGCAGGGCTCTTTGTACACCAATTACCGTATGATCCGCCCTGGTGCTTTGCACAAAGCCAATGGTGGTTATCTGGTATTGGATGCGGATCGTTTATTGTCACAGCCCGGTGTCTGGGATGCATTAAAGCTGGCACTGAAAAGTGGCGAAATTGTTATCGACACCTTAAGTGATCATGCGGTGACTAACTCCACCATCATTACCCCAAAGGCTATCCCACTGAGCGTTAAAGTCGTACTGCTGGGATCGCGCGATTTGTATTATCTGGTGCAGGACGTGGACGACGAATTCAACGAGCTGTTCCGCGTCTTAGCTGACTTTGAGCATTATCTGCCTTTTAACGAGCAGACAGTGCGCTATATGTCGCTGCAAATTCAGGATCAAATCCAGCAAATGGAGATGGAAACCTTGTCCGCCTGCGGTTTAAAGCAGTTACTGAATTTTAGTTTCCGTCAGGCCGAACATCAGCGCAAACTGTCAGCCCGTTTTGCTGAAGTGCTGGAGCTGGTGCGCGAAGCCTGTTTTTACGCTGCTCAGCACGATTCCACAGAACTGCGTGCTGAACATGTGCAAATGGCGTTGCAAGGCAAACAGTACCGCACAGGTCGCATCAGCGAGTCCTTTTTGGAAGACATTCAGGAAGGTCAGATTTTAATAGACACGGACGACTGGGCTGTTGGCAAAATTAACGGTTTAACCGTACTGGAAATTGGCGATACAGCTTTTGGTACTCCAGCCCGGATCAGTACCACTGTCTTTGCCGGTTCTACCGGTGTGGTGGATATTGAACGTGAAGTTGAGCTGGGTAAATCCATTCACTCCAAAGGCGTAATGCTGCTGACAGGTTACTTAGGTGCGAAATACGCCCAGCATTTTCCACTGACCTTGTCGGCCAATATTGCCATGGAGCAATCCTATGGCTTAATAGATGGCGACAGTGCGTCCCTGGCTGAGGTTTGTGCGCTGATTTCCGCTATCGCTGATATTCCTATTACCCAAAGTCTGGCTGTGACAGGTTCAATTAACCAACATGGTCAGGTACAAGCTATAGGCGGTGTCAACGAAAAAATTGAAGGTTTTTTCCGCTTATGTCAGTCCCGTGGTTTAACAGGGAAACAAGGCTGTATTATTCCAGCCAGCAACCAGTTGAATCTGGTGCTAAATGATGAAGTGATTAAAGCGGTAGAGCAGGGCCAGTTCCATATTTATGTGGTCAAAGGGGTGGATGAAGCGTTGGAACTTCTGATGGATATGCCAGCAGGTGAGCGCAATAGCAAAGGCCAGTATCCAAAACGCACCATCAACTACCTGGCGCTGCGCCGTCTGGAAGACATCGCCGATATAGTCAACGGCTCTTCTGACGATTAA
- a CDS encoding zinc ribbon-containing protein: MSEFKEKYQNWLNELATMFKEGRQQQLDNLVGFADTVKAYIKAGKELTAYETQLFIETFKRQATEAEQAPSLWPETLWYELSLITDKTQIEWQELMQDLDHQGTYLQGEEVGMGLYQCQQCQQQQAFYHPAELGACVYCGGTHYSRQGLPF, translated from the coding sequence ATGTCCGAATTTAAAGAAAAATATCAGAATTGGCTCAATGAGTTAGCCACTATGTTTAAAGAAGGGCGGCAGCAGCAACTGGATAATCTGGTGGGTTTTGCCGACACAGTTAAAGCTTATATCAAAGCAGGGAAAGAGCTGACGGCTTATGAAACTCAGCTTTTTATCGAAACCTTTAAACGTCAGGCCACAGAAGCAGAACAAGCGCCATCTCTCTGGCCTGAAACCCTGTGGTACGAGCTTTCGCTCATTACCGATAAAACCCAGATCGAATGGCAGGAACTGATGCAGGATTTGGATCATCAGGGTACGTATCTGCAAGGTGAAGAAGTAGGTATGGGACTGTATCAATGCCAACAGTGTCAGCAACAACAGGCCTTTTACCATCCGGCTGAATTGGGTGCTTGTGTATATTGCGGAGGGACTCATTACAGCCGTCAGGGTCTGCCTTTTTAA
- a CDS encoding serine hydrolase domain-containing protein, with amino-acid sequence MKLFCAFIAVAAFSSAHAADYFPPAGQWQQIPAAELKVDATLLQQAVDYAIQAENQADPDQAINQATTFGAKEPYDQIIGPMKTRSPANGLIIYKGAVIAQWGDTLAVDMTHSITKTFLTTVTGLAWQQGLIRNLQDKVDGYMPHGVDLYQGAHNSQIRWDHLLRQTSDWQGTLWGKPDWADRPEGKTPADWPKRPLRTPGSHYKYNDVRVNLLALSTLYVWRKPLPQVLNEQIMTPIGASSTWRWYGYDNSWIELDGQKIQSVSGGGHWGGGMFINAWDLARFGYLFLHDGKWQDQQLINKEWIRLASTGGSANPEYGFANWFLNPGRKALPNAPATAVTFQGAGRNIIYIDKDNDLLMVARWIGNGDELNQLVGKVLKSLPNRPHK; translated from the coding sequence ATGAAACTTTTTTGTGCTTTTATCGCAGTGGCCGCCTTCAGCAGTGCCCATGCAGCCGACTACTTTCCTCCTGCAGGTCAGTGGCAACAAATACCAGCGGCCGAATTAAAAGTGGACGCCACCTTGCTGCAACAGGCTGTGGACTACGCTATTCAGGCTGAAAACCAAGCGGATCCGGATCAGGCCATTAATCAGGCCACTACTTTTGGCGCCAAAGAGCCGTACGATCAGATCATTGGCCCTATGAAAACCCGCTCTCCTGCCAACGGCCTTATTATTTACAAAGGCGCAGTAATAGCGCAGTGGGGTGATACCCTGGCCGTGGATATGACCCATAGCATCACTAAAACCTTTTTAACCACAGTGACAGGCCTTGCCTGGCAACAGGGCTTAATTCGTAACCTGCAGGACAAAGTAGATGGCTATATGCCACATGGTGTGGATTTATATCAGGGCGCACACAACAGCCAAATCCGCTGGGATCATCTGCTACGTCAAACCAGCGACTGGCAAGGCACCTTATGGGGCAAACCGGACTGGGCTGACCGACCTGAAGGCAAAACGCCGGCCGACTGGCCAAAGCGGCCTTTACGCACGCCGGGTAGCCATTACAAATACAATGATGTGCGGGTGAATCTGCTGGCGCTATCGACTTTGTATGTCTGGCGTAAACCTCTGCCTCAAGTGCTGAACGAACAAATCATGACCCCTATTGGCGCGTCATCGACCTGGCGCTGGTATGGCTATGACAATAGCTGGATTGAGCTGGATGGTCAGAAGATACAGTCTGTATCAGGAGGCGGTCATTGGGGCGGCGGCATGTTCATCAACGCCTGGGATTTAGCCCGTTTTGGTTATTTATTTTTGCACGATGGCAAGTGGCAGGACCAACAGCTAATTAATAAAGAATGGATCCGGCTTGCCAGCACTGGCGGTTCTGCCAACCCTGAATACGGTTTTGCCAACTGGTTTTTAAACCCGGGCCGTAAAGCTCTGCCCAATGCGCCAGCAACCGCTGTTACTTTTCAGGGCGCGGGCCGCAATATTATTTACATCGACAAAGACAACGATCTGCTGATGGTGGCGCGCTGGATTGGCAATGGCGATGAACTGAATCAACTGGTTGGCAAAGTACTGAAGTCATTGCCAAACCGTCCCCACAAATAG